The sequence below is a genomic window from Oreochromis niloticus isolate F11D_XX linkage group LG3, O_niloticus_UMD_NMBU, whole genome shotgun sequence.
GCTGCAGGCCGCAGGCTGGTAGGAATCCTGTCTCTGATGAGCATTAAGTTTTCTGTAGATCACAAAACCAGCAGCAGCAACCAGAACCAAAGCAGAAAGTGATCAACTatcagtccaacagatccatcctctgtgtgtcctcctgtctgacctgcaggtgagaaacaggtgtgaggtgtcagctgtcaggtaggtgatgagtgaagaacagaacagaatccatttcctcttcaaactgctgtcagacattatctactgcactctgatcacatcactcagaccagctgctttctacaaagtctcatcaacaacatctttagaaacaaacatcaacaaccaggaagcagcttcacctctgatcacacacacactcaactctactcactcacctggaggatcaacatgaAGGTAGATGATGCTGATGGGGACAACACTGtgattttctctcttcctttgAGTTTTTGTTGTAAAGACATGGCATTggtatgttccagtgtcattaatcgtcacattgttcagaatcaaagacacgtctccatccttcatctgtatgtcctgcagatccactcggtttttaaaagatggatgctggttttCCAGATCGGGCATCTTATTCCgatacacaaaaacatattcttCCTTGAGGTCAGTTTTGCTCCACTCTATGATCATGATGATGTTGTTGTCTGGCGCTTGACATGGCAGAGTGACATCCTGTCCAGACTtagctgtgatatttttctggtctgaaagaggaaacaacacagagcccagaggtcaaaggtcaaagtaaaacagttcACTTCTCCAGAGGACACTGGAGCTAGACACACTGGGTAAACCACCACACAGTGGACACCAGAAATGTTGTTTAACATCTTAGGTTTACTTCTGCCCTTTACAACCTTAATTTATGAACTCTACAATCAACAATAGTCCATTGATTATACAGTTAGGTTTGTTATGGCGAGTAGAGCCATGACATACTTATGACCCCGATTTCAGGAAGAGCTTCTAATCAAAGGACAAGCGACTTGTCTTATGTGCCAAAAATTTGGCTCCTATGCTTGTGATCGagttttacatttattaaaccGCTGAAAaatttgtttgcttgtgtttaaGATTTCATCCTAAAGAGaatattttgattttatctTGTCATCCATTTGTGCCATTAACTCAACTGAACTGGTTTCATGTCTTATGAAATTTTAAagaattttacatatttatcaTTTGTATTATTGCTAGTTATATTTTCAAATAGCTCTCAAAGGCCCTGAATTCTTGACTGAGTGTAGTACAACATACAGGACGTCTACCAGTCCGTGCCTGGCCCCTCTCAGTGTTCCTTCACTCTGCTATAGACGACCCCCCTAAACACAACACCAATCACAAGCACTATAAACTACAGCATCTCTAATATGAAATTTAACTCATGTTACTAAGTAGGAACAGAATCAACTAAATCCAAAGAATTACTGACACGTCCTACCTGCAGATGTAAACTCCAGGAGGAAGACAAACAGCAGTCCTACATTCCAGTGTAATACAGCTGTTACAGGAGGCATTCCCACATGAGCAATCTGACAATCCAGCTGTTTGCTACGCTGCTATGTTCCAAAtaactctgtgtttattaattCTATATTCAGGTTTATAAAGAAACATGTTTTCTGAGCTAATGAATGACTGAATGGGGGGAAAACCAGTGGCTGTCGTTTTATCACAGAAGGAGGTGTTTGAACAAAGAATAACAAGACAAAGGGGCGgtacagaaatatttttttaatgactccAAACTTTATGGCAATCTTAAGCAGCCCTCTAGTGAAGACAGACCAAAGTGGCCGTCAGCACATGAACAAACAGAAGTACATATTTCGTTTGTTATGATCCTCATGGACTTTTCCCCcgtctttctttcctttctttaatGAAACTAATAAAACTGACTGGCCACTTTATTGGGTACAGGTTGCTGAtatatgatagcatcacactgttgctgcagatttgtagCCTGCACATCCATGACATAAATCTCCCGTTCTAAAAACACCCAGAGCTCCTCTTTTGGACTGAGATGTAGTGTTTGCAGAGGCCAGGTGAGTACAGTGAACATCCATcggaagatgggtacactgtggtcataaagggatgcaCATGGTCAGCAAGAATACTCAGTTAGGCTGTGGTTGAGGAAACTGAACCACTAATTAGCAATTAAGCTGCAGTCCAGTCAGATAaagatgtttctgctgtgtttagtgtgtgtgtgagtctctCTGTGTTAAGATTGAtagatgtttgtgtatttctcCTTACTTTCCACTAGTACCTACCAATCGGTGTTTATTAAAACTGAATAAAGAGCTGGTTAAACATCATAAATGTTAGAAATCTGTGGTtgtagtttaaagttttaaaggaataaagatttaaaggattaaaaaaattaaagtaatatatttaagaaacagcaaaaataaataactaaaaaccAAATGCAGGACCCgcgagatgcatctggcccttcagttgattCATTTACACTTCAGTGTTTATTAAAGAACCCTTTTCTCTCATTTCACTTTGACTACAGAGAAACTACTGCAGTGGTTAAGTCCCCACCTCCTTTACAGGCGTCCTGGTTCTGGGACATATTATTTGGATTAAAGTAACCATGAGTAAAGGAGAATTAGTTCCACTATAATAAATtcataataaatgaataaatggatGTGATAAGAATAGGaaagcatgtgtgtgcatggaaACATGTGCATGCATGGAAATGGATGTGGGAAAAATGAGAGCCAGAGATAAAGGAGCATGTCTGGACAAATCCATAACAAAGATATAAAAAGGATGTGTCAGAAGAGTACACCGTCCTTACACTAGTTTCCTGCAGATGAGTCGAGGAGAAAGATTGTGGCAGGTCAACCTTTAATGCTAAAGCAAAGACTTCAGAAATGTGTGTCTCCCACACTGATGACAAGAACCAATCACAGTGTTGGTCTTTGTCTCAGCAGGAAGTCTGTGGTTAAAGCAGCCTGATTACTGCAGTCACACATCAATAATCAAACCACCTGCAGATCACTTCCTCTCAGCTGAACCACAGTCAGGTACAGAATAATGCAAGCTGTTTCCAAAAACCTGAAACATCATCGCTgcttaagataaaaaaaaataaaataaaatacaacatcATTGATAGTTACTGTTGAGATTATTTCAGATTACATAAGAAAAGTTTGTCCTCAAATCTCAAAAAAGGGACTGTCATTGAAGGCATCTCAGGTACTgatgttttcatgtatttacTTCTGTCTGTGGTTTCCTGACTGACTTCAGTCCCACACCCACAGTGTGTGCTTAATGGTACCAGTGTTCCCCTTTAGGTTGGATGTAGATTTCATTTCTCTCCATCCTGCTGTTTAGGTTTagcattttaaaactttattctTTGCTTTATTCCAGTAAAACAGAGAAACCTGTGCTTTAGCTGAAAACCACAACTCTGGCATCCTGTCACAGAGGAGGgtttgactttaagtgactgtGAACGGTTAAAGTGTTGATATCACCGAGAGTAGGATGAAGAACACATCTGTGCTGTGGTTGCTCTGTAAGTACACTGTAATGATTATGTATGAAAATTTGTTGATTCTCCACCACAAACATCCAGGTTGGTGTAGAATCAGAGGGGGATTAGATCAGTTTTCATCGGGGGGAacgagaagaagaaagagggtCAAGAGGTACTCAACAATctttaaaacaacaactaacTAAAGTAAAAGATATGGAGTACAAATGCTTAATATACATCCAAATTTCCTCATGACTGTGCTTGTTCTGCATCAGTGTGTAACTCACCACAGTCTGGTGGTTACCTGTTTTCTTTGGTAAATATCAAactcaaatcaacctgagtgtcatttctctttagttctaaTCTCACTACTGAGCTGctcaacaaaccaaggtcagtaaccttcttctgtcacagtttaaacatgaCATAAACGACACATAAAGTAATTCTTTATGCTTTGCAGTAGCATGATGTGATAATCATTACAGTAATTTATCACTGGGTGTGGTAATGTATGACCTTATTATAGCTTCAGTTGCACTAAATCATCCAGTATTTGATGTTAACCAGAGACGCAGATTATCTGACACTTATTGAGTGATTGTTATTGACAACAAGAACATTTAGTTTGTGTACTTGATGTATATCCTCCTCAAAGCTCATCTGACTGTGAGTTCGAGCAGCTCTCAGCTGTTTGAAGGgcagtctgtgtctctgagctgtgaggaggacgacagctctgctggatggactctgaggagaaacacaagcagagACACCAGAGCTGAGTGTGACAAGTGGGGAAAGCcagctggttcttcctgtaacaTCAGCGGTGTCCTCTCAtgggacagtggagtttactggtgtgagtccagagagggtcccatcagtaacatggttaacctgacagtcactggtaagctgagtgtgtggagttagtgttgatgaagctgtgtgtaaatggatgaaatgctgtagtttgtctctgtgttgaggtggatcagtgatcctgcagagtcctgtcctccctgtgatggagggagatgacgtcactctgctctgtaaaacaaagaccactccctccaacctcccagctgctttctataaagatggctccctcatcaggaagcggcctacaggtcacatgaccatccagcatgtttccaggtctgatgaaggcctctacaagtgcgacatcagcggtcatggagagtctccatccagctggatcactgtcacaggtgaggaGCTTCACTCTGATTAAACCTCTTTTTTCATCCACATATTAACCTGAACATGTGAGATTCTCTATGCAGGTAAACCTATAACCGCAGGCTCACTCTTCACCTCTACAACCCCACCCCAGCTTCAGCCAATCCAGCCGACCTTGTGTTGAGAGTTTTCTTCTGCCTAGTCGTTTTCACTCCATACTTCATCTCCACTCTCCTCGTGGTGTCTTTGTATCGACACAGAGCCAAAGGTAACAGTCTAAATTACCTTGATTACATACTGTGGTCAATTCAACGTAAAAAAGTCTAATTGCgtgcttttttcttttcgtgCCCTATCCttgtggaacaacctccctcaaAATATTAGGCAGGCATCTGTTCACATCTTACATGTCTTAAGTCTTtgtcttttagtttttaaattcttactgtttttaacttgtagtgtgtttttacttgtactgctatttatccctttttatttattcatctttttagtttcaaatagCTGTTCAGCACTCaaaagcgctttataaataaagttattattattattattattattattattatcagatCAGCTAAGAACTTCGATGACATCGTGGCGGTCACCACTGAGCATCACTTCTGAGCTTCAGAGACTCAGCTCACGATATCAGATCACTGTGATTAAATTATATGGGAAATCATTGCTTTAAGGTGGAACTAAAATGTAAGATGTGCACACTCTTTATTTTAGTGCAATTTAAGATGTATTAtgtatttacaatataaaatgtaGTGTGTTGCAGAAGTCAATGAAACTGCTATCTTTGTGAACTGTTGGGTTATGTTTATAGAAGTTTCTGGTATCCTCTTGAAACTTGGGATCACGACAAAATGTGTAATGTTTAACCAGATTTCTTGAAAACCTGATGAATCTGCATCATTATCTGGCAAAGATAACATATAAACAAGTGTGACAGCCAAAGAAAGACTTAAACTCCTGCCCTCCCACTTTCAGGCCACCTTATCAGACTTCACACAAGAAGAATCAAGGCTTACtgaaaaatgtgatttaaatgtttaatatattattactacattataatattattactattgttattatttatatcTATTGAAAGAGTTGTTAACCAGAGACTTGACTAACAGTGTCTAAATTCAGAAACAGGTAAACAGCACaccttaaaaacaaaatcaaacaaaacatttattttatgtatttacagCAAACGTATTTAAAAGAAAGTATTAACTGGATAGAATTTTGAGTGGTAGATTCTTCCTGCCACATGATGCATTTGTTTCCACCCATTGGGGACACTTGTTAGCactcatcctccagcttcattGTGCTAACGTGTTTATAATACCAGGCAGGACACAATTATTTCCCAACTTCTACAACACTTCAAACATTGGCTGCTCTTTAGTTTTGTTCAATGGAGCATTTCTAACTTTCAGTGATGGCACATTGTTCACGTTTGTAAAACCAAAGAAGAATTTGTATCCACAAATGACTAATGATGTACTTAAGTAGGGGGATACTTTGCTTTGTTCCTTTGTCTTATGTACATTAGAAAAACAAGAATAACTATGACAATAAAAAGtaacacagcacacacagacacatcatCTATATTTGAAGGAGACCTGTCCTCATCCCCTCTGTCCTTGTCTCTCCACATCTGTATGTCCTCTTCATCCATGACACCTGCAGAGCAGACACAATGTGAGGACCGATGTAACAGTTGTGTCGTTATTAATTTAGTATTGTAACACTTTGAAACATATCAACAGCTCATTTAGAGGCTTTGGGGCACAtgagcagaaaaaaatcaaccaagctgaatttttttgtatttgttgatATCCTTTTCCAAATGTGCCTCAGCTCAGCAGGAAGTTAGTGAGTTAGAAGTGAGTTTGAAAGCACAAGAATCAGAGATGAGATCATCTGGTGATGCTCTACTCATCCTAATAACCTTTTGTGTTATTTAAGGTTATGTAGGACAGCAGGTGCAGGTTTCACTGGGGACTTTGTAGCACTGTGGTACAATTAGGCTGAGTGGCTGTTAGATAAATTCCACCTCTATCAACAATCCTAACAAGCAGACTCACCTGATGCTGTGATGTTGAGCTTGATGAAGCACTTAAGCTCATCAGTGCTTTTGCTGAATAAAATCCGACACTGGTATGTTCCTGCATCACTGATGCTGAGGTTCTTTAGAGTTACAGAAATGTCTCCATCCTTCATGGTCGGCTCTTTCAGCTCCACTCGGCCTTTAAAGGACTCGTGCTGGTCGTTTTCATACGAGCGCCCATTTCGGAAGAAGAACACGTACTTGTTGGACTCAAACTCAGGTCGGCGCCACTCCAACACGGCAATCTCTGAATCTGCTGGATGATGACACTGAAGAATGACGTCTTTTCCAGGCTCCATGTTAACCTCTGTAGGATCTGAAGAAACACTGACTGTTTAGTATGAACGCCAGGAGTAACTAAGGGAAACAGACAAGATGCATACAAGGCAAAAATCCAGACTTTCAGCCAGTTTTGAGGCACTTTGTCTCTGCATActttttcaaattattttaaagaatttttaaataattttttcaacttttaaaatgtaaaaagcaaCATTACCTTTATTTCTTATTGAACACCACTGACACATCTACCTGGCTTTTATTAGGCGTGGCCAAAGTTTCAGATTATGAGCAATGTTTTTGCTTTCACACTTTCATTCTAGCAGTTTCTGGTTTCATCTGCTTCAGACTCTCGAGGTCACATGACTGTAACACTGACAAAGTCAAGACTTTCAAACTCTTAATTTTGTTGTACGTGTTTACAGTGACAGTAAAGGTGAATGAGTTTAAGAGCACAGTCACAGGGACACGAGGCCGCTGCTTTAATAGCAGAGTAAAATCTCACCTGTACACACGAACAACAGAAGGCAGGCAAACAGCAGAATCCAGAAGAGCATCGCAGATGTTCCTGAACACATCTCTCATTGCTCTACAGATCCCAGATCAGGTTGTTAACAGAGAAGCTGAACAGGCTATGAGGCTATGACACCCACAACGCCCACTTTAAGTGGGTGTTTCCTTCAAGGAGATTTATGAGTGACGGACAGTCACATGACTTAcagggactttttttttttttaaataagatttTCAAGCTCACATCAAGCCCTCGTGCCAAAACTAATTTTAAACTTATTTGCCAATTAAAGTCTTTTGTTGAAAGGATTCCTGAACTGACCGTTCATCACTGTTCATCGTTCatcacagaaacataaaaaagaagaaatctgTCAAACTGAAACCGCTGAAGGAGAGCATGAAACCATGACTGTATCATGTGACGTGGTCTTGTTCACCGCAGAGTAAAGCAAGTATAGATATAGAAATGATCAAAGTACTTTAGGTACTTCGAATATTGTTATATCATTACTATTTAAATATTTAgcaactttaaatatttaaatagtgTAGATAtagaaataatttaattaatgaGCACATTgtagttattatttttatagtaCTATTTTTAGTGCTTTTCCCCCACATGTAATTGTCAACAACAGCTCTGAGGTCAtccagtttcctgtttctgatgAAAGTTTCCCTGCAGGGTTAATAAGACAAGTAAGGAAAGAAATAAGTTTTACATAAGTGTCGGTACGACAGTAAATATAATTTGTATTGTTCTGTTCACCTGTGTAATCTATTTGTAGTTTGATTAGGTTAATAATTTAGTAGTTTTGTAGCTGTAAACATCCTGACATGTTGGTTTGAAGTTTTCCATGACTGACGGCTCTGTGGTTAATCATGTGCATCTTCCTCTTCTGTCCTCAAGTCACTCGACAGCTCTGACAAACAGAAGCTGTCAAACTGTCACTGCGAGCCATATTTTAGACCGAGCTTCAGTTCAAAACAATTATAAATATTATTTGACTACAGTATGGATGCAATGCAATGTTTTAATGATGTCAGTAAGTTTCATGTTATTTATAGTTTACTTCTAAGGGTGGTGCTATGCTGTTAACGCTACAGCAGTGAGCTTTTTTACAGGGTCAGTAACCTTTGATCTcacttttagtttttcttttgtgttcatGGTTTTCAGACAGAAGTCTGATGGAAAATGTAAATCACTGtggtcagagagagagagttaggGGAATCCACAAAGAGTAAAAATAGCTTGACCTCAGCCACAGACTGGAAGCAGCAGGAACTTCTTTCAGTGGTTTCAGAACAGACTGTGTGAGTGTGCCATTTCAGGAAAGTTAAGGACCTGGGCCTCCTACTTACATGTGCATTATCACACCTGGTGGATATATTTAACCTCTTTCACAGAACAACCATGTTAATTTCCTGTAATATTAGTGCCGCAGAAGAGTAGTACAGTTATATACAGttttggtcaagttacttgaaaaaagtaagtAGAACTAATTattgattacttccccccaaaagtaatcctgttactttactgattgcTTATTGCTTATTttcagtaattaattacttagttacttagttactttttaaaaacccaatttacaacctgaataggtaataaagcgatagatctttctgcccaattctactttttctgcaaaatcaataatattaaatgtaatcaaatggaaaagttcttttaaatttattttattaattttaatcttttaactttatgcatcaagcaaaaattaaattatatgcaacattctctgactggaagaaatttgtttaacatttaaacctattttctgcacattccagcacataaaataaaatatttttttgtgtttacactcactctttcaaataaatgcaagtgaaacacagcagaaaataaataaaatcaaagactcagcggtcctgttgctctattttcacctgtatagcaggtggaggtttaccctggtgcaggtgtgccgcagcggtcagttgaagaatccacgagtttgtctgtgaatttcccattacgtcgtagcgcactcggtgttTGCTCGGAAGTttaagattttttattttttgctgtaaaaagaagttttcttcccacctGTTTTCACCAACAGAGAGTGTCACCAAAATCCAAACTCAAATATGTGTTCACATTTTTGATTTAATTAAAGtaatatacactcactggccactttattaggtacaccttccTAGTATTGGGTTGGAccctttttggttttttttttaccttcgtactgctttaattcttcgtggcagagattcaacaaggtgctggaaacatttctctgCAATTTTTGGTCCATCACTCGCTTCCACAATGGCCCAAGGGTGCTCTATTAGATTacgatctggtgactgtggagtgtGGGCTatttgagtgcagtgaactcattATCATCttaaagaaaccagtttgaaataCTTAGTGTGTTAACCTGCTGGAAGTGGCCATCAGAAGGTACACAGCAGTCATAAAGAGACGGACATGGTTGGCAATAACTGTGCAAAAGGCCCCGTAGTTACGGTTTTATTCTGTTCAGTTGGTAGTTTCACCTGTAGTTTCTTAGAGTGGCCAGTAGAGGTCACCCCACCGCTTTGTATGAGAGAGACTGTGGGCAGGGAGAAACGTGGGCAAGGCACCTGAGCGTTTCTGCTCCAGGTTAGCAGCAGAGAATTGGTCATTCCGTGAGAAGTGTGCGTTAATGAGCAACGTAAGTTTGTGATGTGTGAGGATGTGATGATAAGATGTGTTTGGGACTGTAACTGAGGTCAGGGGGgaaatgtttctgtctgtgCCGCTAGCGggtgctaagctaagctaagctaactctCCTGCCGTGTGGTTGGGTATAACTGTGTACTGGGTTAGCTCTCTCAGTGGGTCTATctggttgttcagtgatgacgtgacgaatcctacttccgggcctaaagtagtctgcgtttaatatggcttttgtgttgttaacatgtttaatgttttgtattttcttctatttaatctcaaaaagctcctaaaacagtcagtgatcactgttgacctccctcggcttttattactgctaatcatttatttaagctcagtttttaaaaccttacgatgtaactacagcacagcccatgtagcagtatatgaatgactaacctcgtattgtggatggattatcttaCTTGTTCacctggctgaagtttagtccttttacagcatcctgccatgcgattacatttgttcctgaccgccgagaacactcacgttaacttttatcgagtggaaaaaaagttagcttgtttatgttatgctaacatagctgtgtcgctagcggtcacgtagcacatcattatataccagctagccaaacttcagtaaccctacaaacgtcactgctgtttagttttctgtcttcatttatgttggaagtgataacagagctgtacgtttgaatttttttccaaaaccccgcagtcaggacatgctatattgtatttagatagaagctagcgagctaacttcctgctaacttctaacgccgttaaatgtcataaattccattttcatggatgcctggatgttaaactcaattgttacacctggtagagcagaacactgatcattttattaaagatgaaagactttagacagtttttcaactctcagtaatgccacagtgatcgtttgatatatagacctgcagcggagtttaggcccagacacggctagtgacgtcagactgaacaaccggatacgTGAGTCGTGGGTAATATATGGCCTATGGTATTAAAAGGGATGTTAGTTTATTTCCCACCAGTGTTTATGTTGATGTACTCTGGAGTTATTGATGTGAACACTTTAGTAATGTagtattttctttctgttcctttcagagaccacacacacacacatacccacgCACCTAAACCTGTATGCAATACCTGCTCCTCTGACAGTCCTTGGTACCTTCAACTGAGTGAAGTCAATACAAGAGTCTGCACTATCCTCGGTGTCTTCATTGTCTCCCTTCTGAACATTCATCCGGGCCTTGAGCAGTGTTCTGGCCGACACTCCGGGGAGTGGTAGCTGCAAATCTGAGCTAGCCCCTTACAGTCCTCCCAGTCCAAGCTATCTACCCAACAATAACACTCAGGTCGGCTGTGATGTTTAAATGATACTCATTGTGTTTGTCAAGGAAATCCTCCACACCGTCACACCACAGGCTGAACTGTTTGTGGAAAGCAGGATGgattcatgctttcattttgACCCTACTAtctaaatgttgcagcagaaattaagATAAAAGAGCGTGTGGAGACGATTCAGCACCTATAACTCAGAAGAAGATGTCAGTGGAAAAGAAGGCCAGGTCAACTGGAAACAGTTGCGTGTAACCAGTGTTTGTTTGAGGTCAAATGCAGTCTGgaggagaggggagaaacaaaagcaaatatgTGCAAAACATTCATGTAAATCTTGAAACCAGCACATTTAATCAGACTCTAGTTAGCTTTTAATGACTGACTTGgcagcaacacacacagacacagacacacacacacacacaatgacatCTAGTTTGAGGAAAACTTCTGTTTTC
It includes:
- the LOC109201365 gene encoding myelin-oligodendrocyte glycoprotein-like isoform X2, translating into MEPGKDVILQCHHPADSEIAVLEWRRPEFESNKYVFFFRNGRSYENDQHESFKGRVELKEPTMKDGDISVTLKNLSISDAGTYQCRILFSKSTDELKCFIKLNITASGVMDEEDIQMWRDKDRGDEDRSPSNIDDVSVCAVLLFIVIVILVFLMYIRQRNKAKYPPT
- the LOC102078262 gene encoding V-set domain-containing T-cell activation inhibitor 1; translated protein: MPPVTAVLHWNVGLLFVFLLEFTSADQKNITAKSGQDVTLPCQAPDNNIIMIIEWSKTDLKEEYVFVYRNKMPDLENQHPSFKNRVDLQDIQMKDGDVSLILNNVTINDTGTYQCHVFTTKTQRKRENHSVVPISIIYLHVDPPGQTGGHTEDGSVGLIVDHFLLWFWLLLLVL
- the LOC109201365 gene encoding myelin-oligodendrocyte glycoprotein-like isoform X1, which translates into the protein MCSGTSAMLFWILLFACLLLFVCTDPTEVNMEPGKDVILQCHHPADSEIAVLEWRRPEFESNKYVFFFRNGRSYENDQHESFKGRVELKEPTMKDGDISVTLKNLSISDAGTYQCRILFSKSTDELKCFIKLNITASGVMDEEDIQMWRDKDRGDEDRSPSNIDDVSVCAVLLFIVIVILVFLMYIRQRNKAKYPPT